The Aeromicrobium phoceense genome includes the window CCAGGAACGTCGACGTCACCGACCTGGTCTCGCGGGCGCAAGCCGGCGAGGCCAGGTCGGTGGCGCGTCTGATCACCCTCGTCGAGACCGAGTCCGACCACCTGCGTGAGGTCAGCGCGGCGCTGGCCCCGCTCGTCGGCGGCGCCCACGTGATCGGCCTCACCGGCTCGCCCGGCGTGGGCAAGTCGACCACCACGTCGGCCTTGGTCACCGAGCTGCGCGCCCGCGGCCGTCGCGTCGGCGTCCTCGCGGTCGATCCCACCTCGCCCTTCAGCGGGGGAGCGCTGCTGGGCGACCGCATCCGGATGCAGGACCACGCCACCGACCCCGACGTCTACATCCGGTCGATGGCCAGCCGGGGCCATCTCGGCGGCCTGTCGTGGGCCACGCCCCACGCCATCCGCGTCCTCGACGCGGCCGGCTGCGACGTGATTCTGCTCGAGACCGTCGGCGTCGGGCAGTCCGAGGTCGAGGTCGCCGGGCTGGCCGACACCACCGTCGTGCTGCTGGCGCCCGGCATGGGCGACGGCATCCAGGCCGCCAAGGCCGGGATCCTCGAGATCGGCGACATCTTCTGCATCAACAAGGCCGACCGGGACGGAGCCTCCACCACGCGCCGTGAGCTGCGCACCATGCTGTCGATGTCCGACCGCCAGGACGGTTGGAAGCGTCCGATCGACCTCACCGTGGCCACCGAGGGCACCGGAGTCCCGGAGCTGGTCGACCACCTGCAGGAGCATGCCTCCCACCTGCGTGCCTCCGGCCAGCTGGCGCGCCGGCGCACCGATCGCCTGCGTCGAGAGATCCAGGCGATCGCCCTCGACCAGGTGCGGCGCCGCTTCGTCGTCGACGGGGGCGAAGAGCTCGACGCACTCGCCGCCCGCGCCTTCGCCGGCGACATCGACCCGTTCTCGGCTGCCGACACCCTGCTGGCCGAATCCGACGCGTAGAAGTCTTCCGCGCGGCGTCCCCGGTTCGGGCCCGCGATTCCGGTAGACATGTGCGCGTGGTGAAGAAGGCAGTGATCCTTTTCGTGGTGGGCTTCGGGCTCTACTACCTGTTCAGCACGCCTGAGGACGCCGCGACGGCCGTTCGTGGGGCCTTCGACGCAGCCATCGGCGCATTCGGACAGGTCGGGGTGTTCGTGTCCGAGCTCCTGTGAGGACCTCGTCATGACCGAGAGACCAGCGATCGAGATGGCGCCCCCGCCGGTCACGTCGCGGTTCTGGCGACGCCTGCGCGAGCCGTTCCCCGACCCTGAGAACCACGTCGCGCTGAATCAGCGCCTCAATCCCCGCAGCGGCGAGCGTGTCCTGCAGATCGTGCCCAAGCACGTGGCCGTCTACTGGACCCTGCCCGCCGCCGCGCTGGCCTCCTTCGGCTGCCTCGTGGTCCTGCTGTTCCACTGGAACTCCGGTCCGGCCCAGGCGCTGTGGCTCGCGTCCCTCGCCGTCACGGCCGCGGCGGCCGTGCGCGCGTTCGTGGAGTGGCGCGACGTCTTCGTCGTCACGAACTGGCGGGTCGTGCGGCTCAGCGGGGGGCTGACCGCGCGGGGCGCGACGATGCCGATCAACCGCATCCTCGACATGACGATGACGCGCACGATGTGGGGCCGCGCCCTCGGCTACGGCCACTTCGTCTTCGAGTCGGCCGCGCAGGAGCAGGGACTGCGCGAGATCAAGTTCGTGCCGGACATCCTGGCGGTCGACCGTGAGATCAACAACGCCGTGAACCGGGAGAACCGCCGGCGTGAGCGGATGATGGCCGCGAGGCACGACAGGCCGCTGGCCGGCGGGCCCGACGAGGGTGAACGGACCGAGCCGATCCGCGGCCTGTGACCGGGCTTCCTAGACTGTCGCCATGAGCTTCTCGCAGCCCGGTGCGTTCGACCTTTCCTCGCTGGCCACGCCGCGTCCCACGACCCCGTCCGGCGGGGGCGCTCCCGCTCCCGAGGGAGCGGTCTACGTCATCGACGTCACCGAGGCCGACTTCCAGCAGGTGGTCGAGTCCTCGATGCAGCACCTCGTCGTGCTGAGCGTCTGGTCGCCCCGCTCCCCGCAGAGCGTCGAGTTCAACGAGGTCCTCGCGCGGGCCACGTCCGCGTACGGCGGAGCGCTGCAACTCGCGAAGGTCGACGCGGACACCAACCCCGGCATCGCCCAGGCGCTGCAGGTGCAGGCCGTGCCGTTCGTGGTGGGCCTCGTGCAGGGCCGGCCCGTGCCGCTGTTCCAGGGCACGGTGGACGACGCCGAGGTGAAGCGGTTCTTCGACGAGCTCGTGAGGCTCGCGCAGCAGAACGGCCTGAACGGCCGTGCCCAGCCGTCCGGGGGCGCTCCCGTCGAGGCCCCCGACGAGGCCGAGGACGACCCGCGCTTCGCCGCCGCCGACGAGGCCTACTCCCGCGGCGACTTCGACGCCGCGATCGCCGAGTACGAGGCGCTGCTGGCGCAGACCCCCGGCGACACCGAGGTGGCCGAGCGGCTGGCGGCCACGAGGCTCTACGCGCGCGTGGCCGGCGCCGACCTGCAGCAGGCGCGGCAGGCCGCAGCCGACGCCCCGGACGACGTCGACGCCCAGCTGCTGGTGGCCGATCTCGACGTCACCGGCGGACACGTCGAGGACGCCTTCCTGCGACTCATCGAGCTCGTCAAGCGCACGGCGGAGGACGACCGCGACCGGGTCCGCGAGCACCTGCTCGAGCTGTTCACGGTGGTCGGTCTGGCCGATCCTCGCGTGGCGCTGGCCCGTCGCTCCCTGGCCGCCGCTCTCTTCTGAGCGGTCAGCGCGCCTGGTCGCGCACGGGGTCGGGCTGGCGCGGCGCCTCGCGGTAGGCGGGCAGCGGCGCGTCGGCGAGCGACTCGAGCAGCTCCGTGGTAGCCAGCGTGGCGCGCTCGCGCACCGTGTCGAGGTCGCACCAGTGCACGGCCGCGATCTCGGTGCGCTGCAGGACCATCTGCTCGACCAGCTCGGCGTCGACGACGCCGAGGTCGAACACGAACAGGCACGCGTCGTCCCAGCGGCTCCATGCAGGGAGCCAGTTCATCGTCACGAGGCCCTCGACCTCGACCGTGATGCCGAGCTCCTCCTCCAGCTCGCGCACGAGGCCGGTGGCGGGGCTCTCGCCGACCTCGACCACGCCTCCGGGCAGGTCCCACTCGCGCTTGTACGTCAGCTCGCACAGCAGGACGCGCCCGTCGCGGTCGCGCAGGATGCCCTGGCCGATCACGCGCTTGCGGGGGAGTCCGGCGTTGAGGATGGCCACGAAGCCGTCGCGGCTGAAGGCGGGCGGGTCGTCGACGATCCGCCCGAGCAGCACGAGGTCGGGCTCGCCCCCGGGCGACCGCGCGATGCCCTCGCGCCGCAGCCCGGCGATCGACGCGGCGCGCTGGCCCAGCGCGTCGTCGGCAGGGACCCGAGCCTCGATCCGCGTCCATCCGAGCTGGTCGAAGGCGTACCCCACGCCCAGCCGCAGGGCTCGGCTGGCCACCATGGCCCCCGGCGCGGAGGAGAGGTTCCAGCGCATCGTCCCGAGCCGTCGGCCCGCCTTGCCGTGGGCGCTCTGCAGCGCCACCGTGCCGATGCGCTCGCCCTCGTGGAGCACCGCGAAGCCGTGCAGGTCGTCGGCACCGGACGTGGGCTCCAGCACCAGGTCGTCGTCGCGCAGGGTGGGGGAGGAGTCGGCAGGCTCGGTCACCTGGCCGAGGCTACCGGCCGTCGTGATGGAATCGGGCCCATGACCGATCCGCGGATCCGCCCCGCCACCCCCGACGACGTCGCCGCGATGGTGCGCCTCGTCCACGACCTCGCGGCGTACGAGCGCGCTCCCGAGCAGTGCGTGCTGACCGAGCCGATGCTCCACGAGCGGCTCTTCGGCGAGCGGCCCGCACTGTTCGCGCACGTCGCCGAGGTGGACGGCGCGGTCGTCGGCCTGGCGGTGTGGTTCCTCAACTTCTCCACGTGGGACGGGGTGCACGGGATCTACCTCGAGGACCTCTTCGTCGACCCGGCGCAGCGCGGCACCGGACTCGGTCACGCGCTGCTGGCCCGACTGGCGCAGGTGTGCGTCGAACGGGGCTACAGCCGCCTGCAGTGGCAGGTGCTCGACTGGAACACCCCGTCGATCGAGTTCTACGAGGCTCTCGGCGCCGTGGACCTGGCCGACTGGCGGACGTATCGCCTCGCGGGCGAGCCGCTCCGGGCCCTCGGCTCGCCGTCCCGACGCTGTCCTATGCTCGCCCCAACCCACACAGGAGGCTCCATCATGGCCGAATTCGTCCGACTCGAAGTGACCGACGGCGTCGGCACGATCCGCCTCGACCGGCCCAAGATGAACGCGCTCGACGCGCGGGTCCAGACCGAGCTGCTGGAGGCGGCTCGCGAGGCCGATCGCCGCGACGACGTCGCCGCGGTGGTGGTGTGGGGCGGCGAGCGGGTCTTCGCCGCGGGTGCGGACGTCAAGGAGATGGCCGACATGGGCTACCCCGAGATGTTCCGCCACGGACACCTGCTGCAGGACTTCACACGGGCCGTCGCCGCGATCGGCAAGCCGACGGTCTCGGCCATCACGGGGTTCGCCCTCGGTGGCGGGCTCGAGCTGGCGCTGGCCACCGACCTGCGCTTCTGCGCCGACGACGCCAAGCTCGGCCAGCCCGAGATCCTGCTCGGCATCATCCCCGGCGCGGGCGGCACCCAGCGCCTGGCCCGCCTGATCGGTCCCTCGAAGGCCAAGGACCTCATCTACACCGGCCGGTTCGTCGGTGCCGACGAGGCGCTCGCCCTCGGCCTCGTCGACGAGGTGCTGCCGGCCGCCGAGGTCCACGACCGGGCCGTGGCATGGGCGTCGCAGTTCGTCGGCGGGCCGTCGATCGCGCTGCGCACGGCCAAGGACGTCGTCGACCGCGGCCTGGAGGTCGACCTGCAGACGGGTCTGGAGATCGAGCGGGCCGGCTTCAGCGCGCTGTTCGCGACGCAGGACCAGTCCGACGGCATGCGCTCCTTCGTGGAGAACGGGCCCGGCAAGGCCACCTTCACCGGGAGGTGACCCATCCCACTGCCGCTGGGATGTCGGCCTTCGTTACCTTTCGGTAACATCAAAGTCAGGAAGGGTCGCCTCACCCGCGAATTGCTTCGCGTGGCAAGGTGGACCCGATAACTCGCGGGTGGTCAAACCGTCTCCCGCGCCCCGAATTCACAGGAGGGTCCTCGTGACCAAGATCGTTGTCGCTGTGAAGTACGTGCCGGACGCCACGGCGGACCGCACGTTCGACGCTGATAACACTGTCGACCGTGAGAACGTCGACGGGCTTCTGTCCGAGCTCGACGAGTACGCGGTCGAGCAGGCCCTGCAGGTCGTCGAGGCCGGCGACGGTGAGGTCACCGTCCTGACCGTCGGCCCCGCCGACGCCTCGGACGCGGTCCGCAAGGCCCTGCAGATGGGCGCCGACGCCGGCGTCCACGTCGAGGACGACGCCATCGCCGGATCCGACGCCTTCGCGACGTCGCTGGTCCTGGCCAAGGCCATCGAGAAGCTCGACTACGACATGGTGTTCTTCGGCATGGGCTCCACGGACGCCGGCATGGGCGTCGTTCCCACGCTGGTCGCCGAGCGCCTCGGCCTGCCGGCCATCACCTTCGCATCGGAGATCTCGGTCGACGGCGACACGGTCAAGATCCGTCGTGACGGCGATGCCGCCACGCACCAGATCGAGGCCACCGGCAAGCTCGTCGTGTCGGTCACCGACCAGACGGGCGAGGCCCGCTACCCGTCCTTCAAGGGCATCATGGCCGCGAAGAAGAAGCCGGTCGAGGAGTGGAGCCTGGCTGATCTGGGCATCGACGCGGCCGAGGTCGGCCTCGACAACGCCTGGACCAAGGTCGAGTCCACGACCCCCCGCCCGCCGCGCACCGCCGGCGAGATCGTCACCGACGAGGGAGACGGCGGCACCAAGCTCGTCGAGTTCCTCGCGTCCAAGAAGTTCGTGTGAGTAGGAGCCTGAATCAATGAGTGAAGTTCTCGTTCTGATCGAAGCCCCCCAGGGCAAGGTCACGAAGCCCTCGCTGGAGCTCCTGACGATCGCCCGTCGCATCGGCGAGCCGTCGGCCGTCGTGTTCGGCGACGCCGACACCAGCGTCCTGACCGAGTACGGCGCGGAGAAGATCTACACCTACGCCGACAGTGCGTTCGAGGAGTACCTCGTGGCGCCCAAGGCCGAGGCCCTGGCCGCGCTGGTCGCCGACAAGGCGCCCGCCGCGGTGCTCGTGCCGTCGTCCTCGGAGGGCAAGGAGATCGCGGCCCGCGTCGCGCTCAAGTCCGACTCCGGCCTGATCACCGACGCCGTCGACGTCTCCGTCGACGGTGGCACGGTCACCACCACCCAGATGGCGTTCGCCGGCAACTTCACCGTCGCCGCGCAGGTCACCAAGGGTGCTCCGGTCATCGCGGTCAAGCCGAACTCGGCTGCCCCGGAGGCCACGGCCGGGGCCGGTGCCGTCGAGGCCGTCTCGTTCGACGTCCCCGACTCGGCCAAGCAGGTCAAGATCGTGGCCTCGGAGCCGCGCGTCTCCACCGGCCGCCCGGAGCTGACCGAGGCCGCCATCGTGGTCTCCGGCGGTCGTGGCACCGGCGGCGACTTCACCGAGGTCGAGGCCCTGGCCGACGCCCTCGGTGCGGCTGTCGGCGCCTCGCGCGCCGCGGTGGACTCGGGCTGGAAGCCGCACACGTTCCAGGTCGGCCAGACCGGCAAGACCGTGTCGCCGCAGCTGTACGTCGCCAACGGCATCTCCGGTGCGATCCAGCACCGCGCCGGCATGCAGACGTCCAAGACGATCGTCGCGGTCAACAAGGACGAGGAGGCGCCGATCTTCGAGCTCGTCGACTTCGGCGTCGTCGGTGACCTCAAGTCGGTCCTGCCGCAGGCGACCGAGGAGATCAACAAGCGCAAGGGCTGATCCAGCCCCCGCTCGGCGGCCCCGCCCCCACCCGGGAGCGGGGCCGCCGTCGTTCCCCCAGGCCCCGTCCACGGGCTCACGACAGGCTGCGACGTTTGGTTGCAGTTCGGTGAAGTCGGCCGCGCGGAGTGGGCTGGGACACCTTCCAGGTGATACCTATGAATCACGCGCGTACATTGCACGTTTTCACCACGTACGCCCTTCACAGGAGGAAATACATGCGAACTCGGCGTTCAGCCCTCGCAGGTGTCGCCCTCGCCGCAGTTGCCAGCCTCACCCTGGCGGCCTGCTCGAGTGGCGGCGACGACGACAACGGCGGTTCGGATTCGACCGATGCGGTCATCACCGCGTACAGCACCGAGCCCCAGAACCCGCTGGTCACGACCAACACGAACGAGGTCGGTGGCGGCAACATCATCGACCTGATCTACGCGGGCCTGGTCTCGTACAAGGCTGACGGCTCCCAGGAGCTCGAGGTCGCCGAGTCGATCGAGTCCGAGGACAACAAGGTCTGGACGATCAAGCTCAAGGACTGGCAGTTCACCGACGGCACTCCGGTCACGGCCGAGTCGTTCGTCAAGGCGTGGAACTACGGTGCCGCGGCTGAGAACGCCCAGCTCTCCTCCTACTTCTACTACCCCATCGAGGGCACCGACGACGAGGGCATCATCCTCGACAAGGGCACCGAGATGT containing:
- the meaB gene encoding methylmalonyl Co-A mutase-associated GTPase MeaB, which encodes MSPRNVDVTDLVSRAQAGEARSVARLITLVETESDHLREVSAALAPLVGGAHVIGLTGSPGVGKSTTTSALVTELRARGRRVGVLAVDPTSPFSGGALLGDRIRMQDHATDPDVYIRSMASRGHLGGLSWATPHAIRVLDAAGCDVILLETVGVGQSEVEVAGLADTTVVLLAPGMGDGIQAAKAGILEIGDIFCINKADRDGASTTRRELRTMLSMSDRQDGWKRPIDLTVATEGTGVPELVDHLQEHASHLRASGQLARRRTDRLRREIQAIALDQVRRRFVVDGGEELDALAARAFAGDIDPFSAADTLLAESDA
- a CDS encoding PH domain-containing protein, which translates into the protein MTERPAIEMAPPPVTSRFWRRLREPFPDPENHVALNQRLNPRSGERVLQIVPKHVAVYWTLPAAALASFGCLVVLLFHWNSGPAQALWLASLAVTAAAAVRAFVEWRDVFVVTNWRVVRLSGGLTARGATMPINRILDMTMTRTMWGRALGYGHFVFESAAQEQGLREIKFVPDILAVDREINNAVNRENRRRERMMAARHDRPLAGGPDEGERTEPIRGL
- a CDS encoding tetratricopeptide repeat protein, translated to MSFSQPGAFDLSSLATPRPTTPSGGGAPAPEGAVYVIDVTEADFQQVVESSMQHLVVLSVWSPRSPQSVEFNEVLARATSAYGGALQLAKVDADTNPGIAQALQVQAVPFVVGLVQGRPVPLFQGTVDDAEVKRFFDELVRLAQQNGLNGRAQPSGGAPVEAPDEAEDDPRFAAADEAYSRGDFDAAIAEYEALLAQTPGDTEVAERLAATRLYARVAGADLQQARQAAADAPDDVDAQLLVADLDVTGGHVEDAFLRLIELVKRTAEDDRDRVREHLLELFTVVGLADPRVALARRSLAAALF
- a CDS encoding NUDIX domain-containing protein, which produces MTEPADSSPTLRDDDLVLEPTSGADDLHGFAVLHEGERIGTVALQSAHGKAGRRLGTMRWNLSSAPGAMVASRALRLGVGYAFDQLGWTRIEARVPADDALGQRAASIAGLRREGIARSPGGEPDLVLLGRIVDDPPAFSRDGFVAILNAGLPRKRVIGQGILRDRDGRVLLCELTYKREWDLPGGVVEVGESPATGLVRELEEELGITVEVEGLVTMNWLPAWSRWDDACLFVFDLGVVDAELVEQMVLQRTEIAAVHWCDLDTVRERATLATTELLESLADAPLPAYREAPRQPDPVRDQAR
- a CDS encoding enoyl-CoA hydratase-related protein — protein: MAEFVRLEVTDGVGTIRLDRPKMNALDARVQTELLEAAREADRRDDVAAVVVWGGERVFAAGADVKEMADMGYPEMFRHGHLLQDFTRAVAAIGKPTVSAITGFALGGGLELALATDLRFCADDAKLGQPEILLGIIPGAGGTQRLARLIGPSKAKDLIYTGRFVGADEALALGLVDEVLPAAEVHDRAVAWASQFVGGPSIALRTAKDVVDRGLEVDLQTGLEIERAGFSALFATQDQSDGMRSFVENGPGKATFTGR
- a CDS encoding electron transfer flavoprotein subunit beta/FixA family protein; amino-acid sequence: MTKIVVAVKYVPDATADRTFDADNTVDRENVDGLLSELDEYAVEQALQVVEAGDGEVTVLTVGPADASDAVRKALQMGADAGVHVEDDAIAGSDAFATSLVLAKAIEKLDYDMVFFGMGSTDAGMGVVPTLVAERLGLPAITFASEISVDGDTVKIRRDGDAATHQIEATGKLVVSVTDQTGEARYPSFKGIMAAKKKPVEEWSLADLGIDAAEVGLDNAWTKVESTTPRPPRTAGEIVTDEGDGGTKLVEFLASKKFV
- a CDS encoding electron transfer flavoprotein subunit alpha/FixB family protein, translating into MSEVLVLIEAPQGKVTKPSLELLTIARRIGEPSAVVFGDADTSVLTEYGAEKIYTYADSAFEEYLVAPKAEALAALVADKAPAAVLVPSSSEGKEIAARVALKSDSGLITDAVDVSVDGGTVTTTQMAFAGNFTVAAQVTKGAPVIAVKPNSAAPEATAGAGAVEAVSFDVPDSAKQVKIVASEPRVSTGRPELTEAAIVVSGGRGTGGDFTEVEALADALGAAVGASRAAVDSGWKPHTFQVGQTGKTVSPQLYVANGISGAIQHRAGMQTSKTIVAVNKDEEAPIFELVDFGVVGDLKSVLPQATEEINKRKG